A region from the Variovorax paradoxus genome encodes:
- a CDS encoding pentapeptide repeat-containing protein, with protein MSPQELVSKVRNGVQLQGEDFSGMQLNDLDLSGGLFSECSFTQAGLARARLNDSVFERCRFDGAALAGIHLDGASLLRCSLRDMQAPSSRWIGTVVAESDLRGTRAEGAELKEAAFHDCEFQGASFERARLAKTIFNESRLGNADFADAELTTAVFFRSDLREAGFRGTSFHNAIFSEADLRGQSFAGQSFMLCQFVDARMSNCVFDEARLVQCNFKGAALDGVRMHRVHAPQSLFPQADMRNADCRAGVFDQSLWIDALLCDADFADASLEQCVFHRARCERASFARSRLTYADFSYADLRNAGFEKARCHRTQLHRAHQGGSRWSDRVGVLDADPDLFEAERVAWQRSPRAVRLDRDAQGHMRLADYPPSHPKDTA; from the coding sequence ATGAGCCCGCAGGAGCTGGTGTCCAAGGTCCGCAACGGAGTGCAATTGCAGGGAGAAGACTTCAGCGGCATGCAGTTGAACGACCTGGACCTGTCGGGCGGCCTGTTCAGCGAATGCAGCTTCACGCAGGCCGGGCTGGCGCGCGCTCGCTTGAACGATTCGGTGTTCGAGCGCTGCCGCTTTGACGGCGCGGCGCTGGCCGGCATTCACCTGGACGGCGCGTCGCTGCTGCGCTGCAGCCTGCGGGACATGCAGGCGCCGTCCAGCCGATGGATCGGCACCGTCGTGGCCGAATCGGACCTGCGCGGCACGCGCGCAGAAGGCGCTGAGCTGAAGGAAGCGGCCTTCCACGATTGCGAATTCCAAGGGGCCAGCTTCGAGCGGGCCAGGCTCGCGAAGACGATCTTCAACGAAAGCCGCCTGGGCAACGCCGACTTTGCCGACGCCGAACTCACGACCGCCGTGTTCTTTCGATCGGACCTGCGCGAGGCCGGTTTCCGCGGAACCAGCTTTCACAATGCCATCTTCTCGGAGGCCGACCTGCGCGGGCAGTCGTTCGCCGGCCAGTCGTTCATGCTCTGCCAGTTCGTGGACGCGCGCATGTCGAACTGCGTGTTCGACGAGGCGCGGCTCGTTCAGTGCAACTTCAAGGGCGCTGCCCTCGACGGCGTGCGCATGCACCGCGTGCATGCGCCGCAATCGCTGTTCCCGCAAGCCGACATGCGCAACGCAGACTGCCGCGCGGGGGTGTTCGACCAGTCGCTGTGGATCGATGCGCTGCTGTGCGACGCCGATTTTGCCGATGCGAGCCTCGAGCAGTGCGTGTTCCATCGCGCCCGGTGCGAGCGCGCCTCGTTCGCGAGGAGCCGGCTGACTTACGCTGACTTCTCCTATGCGGACCTGCGCAACGCCGGCTTCGAGAAAGCCCGATGCCACCGCACCCAGCTGCACCGCGCCCACCAGGGCGGCTCCCGATGGAGCGACCGAGTCGGCGTGCTCGACGCCGACCCCGACCTGTTCGAAGCCGAGCGGGTGGCGTGGCAGCGCTCACCGCGCGCAGTCCGGCTCGACCGGGACGCCCAAGGCCACATGCGGCTTGCCGACTATCCACCATCTCACCCAAAGGACACTGCATGA
- a CDS encoding DUF3540 domain-containing protein — MTTAARPPSTAAAAAPTVPRPASELEPLLRKSSPAKHQPGPAVAGISMATVVACDPDDDFCELMLAGGHRMRCQRAASCLLVPAPGDTVMVAGTGDDALYIIAVVAQADKRQATLAVDGDLRLQSKRGGIAIRSAGALELQSETSVATSTPQWKLTAERGQCNVSELDYQGAELRVGVLVTRFLGRACEVVLDRLHLLTRSSFRITEEVEHVRAGQIDIQASQTLRLHAKNTLVTSKELVKVDAEQIHMG; from the coding sequence ATGACAACGGCGGCTCGACCTCCCTCCACCGCTGCCGCTGCAGCGCCGACAGTTCCCCGGCCCGCGAGCGAGCTCGAACCGCTGCTGCGAAAGTCCTCGCCTGCGAAGCACCAACCGGGGCCGGCGGTGGCCGGCATCTCGATGGCCACCGTCGTCGCCTGCGATCCCGACGACGACTTCTGCGAGCTGATGCTTGCCGGCGGGCACCGCATGCGCTGCCAGCGCGCCGCCAGCTGCCTGCTGGTGCCCGCGCCCGGCGATACGGTCATGGTTGCGGGCACTGGCGACGACGCGCTCTACATCATTGCCGTGGTGGCCCAGGCCGACAAGCGCCAGGCCACGCTCGCGGTCGATGGCGATCTGCGCTTGCAGTCGAAGCGCGGCGGCATCGCGATCCGCAGCGCGGGCGCGCTCGAGCTCCAATCGGAGACGTCCGTGGCCACAAGCACGCCGCAATGGAAGCTTACGGCGGAGCGCGGCCAGTGCAACGTCTCGGAACTCGACTACCAGGGCGCGGAGCTGCGCGTCGGCGTGCTCGTCACGCGATTCCTGGGGCGCGCCTGCGAAGTCGTGCTCGACCGGCTGCACCTGCTCACGCGCTCGAGCTTTCGCATCACCGAAGAGGTCGAGCATGTGCGCGCCGGGCAGATCGACATCCAGGCCTCGCAGACGCTTCGGCTGCATGCGAAGAACACCCTGGTGACCAGCAAGGAGCTGGTCAAGGTCGATGCCGAACAGATCCACATGGGTTGA
- a CDS encoding DUF4150 domain-containing protein — protein MFANAQMMGMDLAFPDVCKTPPAIPVPYPNFALGPTAIPNAWNILYGGTPAHNLATTTPITNGDNAGVLMGVVSQTVMGPSRHITGAFTVLLKGSPCTRMTSLSVQNRSNIVGMRIVPSQFKVLVLAA, from the coding sequence ATGTTTGCCAATGCACAGATGATGGGCATGGACCTCGCCTTTCCCGACGTCTGCAAGACGCCGCCCGCGATTCCCGTTCCCTATCCCAACTTCGCGCTCGGGCCGACGGCCATTCCCAACGCCTGGAACATCCTCTACGGCGGCACGCCGGCCCACAACCTTGCCACCACCACGCCCATCACCAATGGCGACAACGCGGGCGTGCTGATGGGCGTGGTGTCGCAGACGGTGATGGGGCCTTCGCGCCACATCACCGGTGCGTTCACCGTGCTCTTGAAGGGTTCGCCCTGCACGCGCATGACCAGCCTCTCGGTGCAGAACCGCTCCAACATCGTGGGGATGCGCATCGTGCCGAGCCAGTTCAAGGTGCTGGTGCTCGCGGCCTGA
- a CDS encoding tripartite tricarboxylate transporter substrate binding protein, protein MPQARISRRRFTLAAAAAATVPMPALAQGAWPNKPIRIIVPYTPGGFTDQMARLVQVGLQARLGQPVLVDNKPGANSLIGVDAIAKAPPDGSTFGVVIAAYAANTTLYPKLPYDPQKDLTGVSLMGVSPLLAAVNVNAPFKTARELIDYARANPGKVSFGSSGNGSAAHLTTELWKSLTQTYMIHIPYRGAVPALTDLMGGQIQLFFDAPTGLINQAKAGKVRLIGVAGDKRLAAAPDVPTFIEQGFAGFTGSTWAGMLAPAGTPRDIVKRMSEELARIIKSDETRAKLDAMGTIPVGSTPEEFDAFIKTETAKWGKVIRTAGVKAE, encoded by the coding sequence ATGCCGCAGGCCCGAATTTCACGCCGCCGATTCACCCTTGCCGCTGCGGCCGCCGCGACCGTTCCAATGCCCGCGCTGGCCCAGGGCGCCTGGCCGAACAAGCCGATCCGCATCATCGTGCCCTATACGCCGGGCGGCTTCACCGACCAGATGGCGCGGCTGGTGCAGGTCGGCCTGCAGGCGCGGCTCGGGCAGCCGGTGCTGGTCGACAACAAGCCGGGCGCCAACAGCCTGATCGGCGTCGATGCCATTGCCAAGGCGCCGCCTGATGGCAGCACCTTCGGCGTCGTCATTGCAGCCTATGCAGCCAACACCACGCTGTACCCCAAGCTGCCCTACGACCCGCAAAAGGACCTGACGGGTGTTTCGCTGATGGGCGTGTCGCCGCTGCTGGCCGCCGTCAACGTCAATGCGCCGTTCAAGACCGCGCGCGAGCTCATCGACTATGCGCGTGCGAATCCCGGCAAGGTGAGCTTCGGCTCGTCGGGCAACGGCTCGGCCGCGCACCTGACGACCGAGCTGTGGAAGTCGCTCACGCAGACCTACATGATCCACATTCCGTACCGCGGCGCGGTGCCCGCGCTGACGGACCTGATGGGCGGGCAGATCCAGCTGTTCTTCGATGCGCCCACGGGCCTCATCAACCAGGCCAAGGCGGGCAAGGTGCGGCTGATCGGCGTGGCGGGCGACAAGCGCCTGGCCGCCGCGCCCGACGTGCCGACCTTCATCGAGCAGGGCTTTGCGGGCTTCACCGGCAGCACCTGGGCCGGCATGCTGGCGCCGGCCGGCACGCCGCGCGACATCGTCAAGCGCATGTCGGAAGAACTGGCGCGCATCATCAAGAGCGACGAGACGCGCGCAAAGCTGGATGCCATGGGCACCATCCCGGTCGGCAGCACGCCCGAGGAATTCGATGCCTTCATCAAGACCGAAACGGCCAAGTGGGGCAAGGTCATCCGCACGGCGGGCGTCAAGGCGGAGTAG
- a CDS encoding patatin-like phospholipase family protein codes for MKALRIYAGPAARKHIEQHGLRPQDVRTIPGAAGGPKGLILGPLDRFIFGRWLAQSSQPVHLVGASIGAWRLATACLADPHKAFERFEHDYVRQQFEVPPGQKRLSPQQLSTRFAESLSDFYGGRIAEVLGHARYRLHVVTSRGRHILGREGRARTPFGYLGAFATNSLHRKGLGAWLERCVFSTPGAALPFGTKDFRTRQHALSEENFNLVLQASCSIPFLLAAVHDIPGAPRGAYWDGGITDYHLHLDYQPADEGIVLYPHFQRAVVPGWLDKGLRWRHRSTGFLDRMVVLAPDADWVRSLPNGKLPDRKDFIHFANEPQARIGAWRKATREAERLSDEFEAWLATGGRTRDILPL; via the coding sequence ATGAAAGCCCTGCGCATCTACGCCGGCCCCGCCGCCCGCAAGCACATCGAACAGCACGGCCTGCGCCCGCAGGACGTGCGCACCATTCCCGGCGCGGCGGGCGGTCCCAAGGGCCTGATCCTCGGGCCGCTCGACCGCTTCATCTTCGGCCGCTGGCTCGCGCAGTCGAGCCAGCCGGTGCACCTGGTGGGCGCGTCGATCGGTGCATGGCGGCTGGCCACGGCCTGCCTCGCGGATCCGCACAAGGCCTTCGAGCGCTTCGAGCACGACTACGTGCGCCAGCAGTTCGAGGTGCCGCCGGGGCAGAAGCGGCTGAGCCCGCAGCAGCTCAGCACGCGTTTCGCCGAAAGCCTGTCCGACTTCTATGGCGGGCGCATCGCCGAGGTGCTGGGCCATGCGCGCTACCGGCTCCACGTGGTGACTTCGCGCGGCCGCCACATCCTCGGGCGCGAGGGCAGGGCGCGCACGCCCTTCGGCTACCTGGGTGCGTTTGCCACCAACAGCCTGCACCGCAAGGGCCTGGGCGCATGGCTCGAACGCTGCGTGTTCTCCACGCCCGGCGCGGCCTTGCCCTTTGGCACGAAGGACTTCCGCACGCGCCAGCACGCGCTCAGCGAAGAGAACTTCAACCTGGTGCTGCAGGCCTCGTGCTCGATCCCGTTCCTGCTGGCCGCGGTGCACGACATTCCCGGCGCGCCGCGCGGTGCGTACTGGGACGGCGGCATCACCGACTACCACCTGCACCTGGACTACCAGCCGGCCGACGAAGGCATCGTGCTGTACCCGCATTTCCAGCGCGCGGTGGTGCCGGGCTGGCTCGACAAGGGCCTGCGCTGGCGCCACAGGTCCACGGGCTTTCTCGACCGCATGGTGGTGCTCGCGCCCGATGCCGACTGGGTGCGGTCGCTGCCCAACGGCAAGCTGCCCGACCGCAAGGACTTCATCCATTTCGCGAACGAACCGCAGGCCCGCATCGGCGCATGGCGCAAGGCCACGCGCGAGGCAGAGCGGCTGTCCGATGAGTTCGAGGCGTGGCTCGCAACCGGTGGTCGCACGCGCGACATCCTGCCGCTCTGA
- a CDS encoding Tex family protein, translating into MQKIIRQLAAEIKVGEHQVKAAIELLDGGATVPFIARYRKEVTDGLDDIQLRELEARLSYLRELEDRRAAVLKSIDEQGKLTPELRAAIEFAPTKQELEDIYLPFKQKRRTKGQIAREFGIEPLADKLLADPMLDPAVEAKAFLQPATTLDDGKPGPDFSTVAAVLDGVRDILSERWAEDAPLVQRLREWLWAEGLLKSTLMAGKDENNADIAKFRDYFEYDEPIGRVPSHRALAVFRGRALDILDAKLVLPPEPEPVKPKDLKAPPAVSLAEGRIALHLGWSHAGRPADDLLRKCVAWTWRVKLALSTERDLFTRLREEAEKVAIKVFADNLRDLLLAAPAGPRVVMGLDPGIRTGVKVAVVDSTGKLVETATVFPHEPRKDWEGSLHTLGKLCAKHGVNLIAIGNGTASRETDKLAADLIKLLAKMAEQAGAPEMTVDKVVVSEAGASVYSASEFASQEMPDVDVSLRGAASIARRLQDPLAELVKIDPKSIGVGQYQHDVNQSELARTLQAVVEDCVNSVGVDLNTASVPLLSRVSGLSASVAKAVVRWRESNGAFSTRKQLLEVSGFGPKAFEQSAGFLRIRGGADPLDITGVHPETYPLVEQIIVKTGKPIAELMGRAEMLKTLKPELFANEKFGVITVKDILGELEKPGRDPRPDFKVARFNDGVDDIKDLVEGMILEGTVSNVAQFGAFIDLGVHQDGLVHVSQLSHKFVNDAREVVKTGDIVKVKVMEVDVARKRIGLSMKLDAAPARRDGPRDNRFEGAARGQQQGPRRDNSPQPAGQMASAFAKLQGLRK; encoded by the coding sequence ATGCAAAAAATCATTCGCCAACTCGCCGCCGAGATCAAGGTAGGCGAGCACCAGGTGAAGGCGGCCATCGAACTGCTCGATGGCGGTGCCACGGTTCCGTTCATTGCCCGCTATCGCAAGGAAGTGACCGACGGCCTCGACGACATCCAGTTGCGCGAGCTCGAGGCGCGCCTTTCGTACCTGCGCGAACTCGAAGACCGCCGCGCCGCCGTGTTGAAGAGCATCGACGAGCAGGGCAAGCTCACGCCCGAGCTGCGCGCCGCGATCGAATTCGCGCCGACCAAGCAGGAGCTCGAAGACATCTATCTGCCGTTCAAGCAGAAGCGCCGCACCAAGGGCCAGATCGCGCGCGAGTTCGGCATCGAGCCGCTGGCCGACAAGCTGCTGGCCGACCCGATGCTCGACCCGGCCGTGGAGGCCAAGGCCTTCCTGCAGCCCGCGACCACGCTCGACGACGGCAAGCCGGGCCCCGATTTCTCGACCGTCGCGGCCGTGCTCGACGGCGTGCGCGACATTCTTTCCGAGCGCTGGGCCGAAGACGCGCCGCTGGTGCAGCGCCTGCGCGAATGGCTCTGGGCCGAGGGCCTGCTCAAGTCCACGCTGATGGCCGGCAAGGACGAGAACAACGCTGACATCGCCAAATTCCGCGACTACTTCGAATACGACGAGCCCATCGGCCGCGTGCCCTCGCACCGCGCGCTGGCCGTGTTCCGCGGCCGCGCGCTCGACATCCTCGATGCCAAGCTGGTGCTGCCTCCGGAGCCCGAACCGGTCAAGCCCAAAGATTTGAAAGCGCCACCTGCGGTGTCGCTGGCCGAAGGCCGCATCGCGCTGCACCTGGGCTGGAGCCATGCCGGCCGACCGGCCGACGACCTGCTGCGCAAGTGCGTGGCCTGGACCTGGCGCGTGAAGCTCGCGCTCTCCACCGAGCGCGACCTGTTCACCCGCCTGCGCGAAGAGGCCGAGAAGGTCGCGATCAAGGTGTTTGCCGACAACCTGCGCGACCTGCTGCTGGCCGCACCCGCCGGCCCCCGCGTCGTGATGGGCCTGGACCCGGGCATCCGCACCGGCGTGAAGGTGGCGGTGGTCGATTCGACCGGCAAGCTGGTGGAGACCGCCACCGTGTTCCCGCACGAGCCGCGCAAGGACTGGGAAGGCTCGCTGCACACGCTGGGCAAGCTGTGCGCCAAGCACGGCGTGAACCTCATCGCCATCGGCAACGGCACCGCCAGCCGCGAGACCGACAAGCTCGCCGCCGACCTGATCAAGCTGCTCGCCAAGATGGCCGAGCAGGCCGGCGCCCCCGAGATGACTGTCGACAAGGTGGTGGTGAGCGAAGCCGGCGCGTCCGTGTACTCGGCCAGCGAATTCGCCTCGCAGGAAATGCCCGACGTGGACGTGAGCCTGCGCGGCGCCGCGAGCATCGCGCGCCGGCTGCAGGACCCGCTGGCCGAGCTTGTGAAGATCGACCCCAAGAGCATCGGCGTGGGCCAGTACCAGCACGACGTGAACCAGAGCGAACTCGCGCGGACCCTGCAGGCGGTGGTCGAAGATTGCGTGAACTCGGTGGGCGTGGACCTGAACACCGCGAGCGTGCCGCTCTTGAGCCGCGTCTCGGGCCTGTCGGCCAGCGTGGCCAAGGCCGTGGTGCGCTGGCGCGAATCGAACGGCGCGTTCTCCACCCGCAAGCAGTTGCTCGAGGTGAGCGGCTTCGGCCCCAAGGCCTTCGAGCAGAGCGCGGGGTTCCTGCGCATCCGCGGCGGCGCCGACCCGCTCGACATCACCGGCGTGCACCCCGAGACCTATCCACTGGTCGAGCAGATCATCGTGAAGACCGGCAAGCCGATCGCCGAGCTGATGGGCCGCGCCGAGATGCTCAAGACGCTGAAGCCCGAGCTGTTCGCGAACGAGAAATTCGGCGTCATCACCGTCAAGGACATCCTCGGCGAACTCGAGAAGCCCGGCCGCGACCCGCGCCCCGACTTCAAGGTGGCGCGCTTCAACGACGGCGTGGACGACATCAAGGACCTGGTCGAGGGCATGATCCTCGAGGGCACCGTGAGCAACGTGGCGCAGTTCGGCGCCTTCATCGACCTGGGCGTGCACCAGGACGGCCTGGTGCATGTGAGCCAGCTGAGCCACAAGTTCGTGAACGATGCGCGCGAGGTCGTGAAGACCGGCGACATCGTCAAGGTCAAGGTGATGGAAGTGGACGTGGCGCGCAAGCGCATCGGCCTGTCGATGAAGCTCGATGCAGCGCCTGCCCGCCGCGACGGGCCGCGCGACAACCGCTTCGAAGGCGCAGCGCGCGGCCAGCAGCAGGGCCCGCGCCGCGACAACTCGCCGCAGCCCGCGGGGCAGATGGCGAGCGCGTTTGCCAAGTTGCAGGGGTTGCGCAAGTAG
- a CDS encoding FadR/GntR family transcriptional regulator — MALKLIHPSAAMSKIGQLPVEKPYQRLAANIHELVKQGEFLVGQRLPSERALAERFDVSRTSVREAIIALELQGVVEVRGGSGIYICQPQSAPTRLPLAQETGAGPFELLRARCLIESEIASLAATTRKDADLDKMFGALATMREQMHDKEANEAADRMYHLHIAESTGNSVLLQTVTNLWDQAKGPIWTQIEQHFHSPALRLKSQDDHQRIFAAIVSGDAGAARLAMRAHLERVIGEFAQSWR; from the coding sequence ATGGCCCTCAAGCTCATTCATCCCTCCGCAGCGATGTCGAAAATCGGCCAACTTCCGGTGGAGAAGCCGTATCAACGCCTGGCTGCCAATATTCATGAATTGGTCAAACAGGGTGAATTTCTGGTCGGCCAGCGGCTGCCTTCCGAAAGAGCGCTGGCGGAGCGCTTCGACGTCAGCCGCACCTCGGTGCGCGAGGCCATCATTGCGCTGGAGCTTCAGGGCGTGGTCGAGGTGCGCGGCGGTTCCGGCATCTACATCTGCCAGCCGCAAAGCGCGCCAACGCGGCTGCCCCTGGCCCAGGAAACCGGCGCCGGCCCCTTCGAGCTGCTGCGCGCGCGCTGCCTGATCGAGTCCGAAATCGCCTCGCTGGCGGCCACCACGCGCAAGGATGCCGACCTGGACAAAATGTTCGGCGCGCTCGCCACCATGCGCGAGCAGATGCACGACAAGGAAGCCAACGAGGCGGCCGACCGCATGTACCACCTGCACATTGCCGAATCCACCGGCAACAGCGTGCTGCTGCAGACGGTGACGAATCTCTGGGACCAGGCCAAGGGCCCGATCTGGACGCAGATCGAGCAGCACTTCCATTCGCCCGCACTGCGCCTGAAGTCGCAGGACGACCACCAGCGCATCTTCGCTGCGATCGTCTCGGGCGATGCCGGTGCCGCGCGGCTGGCCATGCGGGCGCACCTGGAACGTGTGATCGGCGAATTCGCCCAGAGCTGGCGCTAG
- a CDS encoding substrate-binding periplasmic protein, whose product MKPQLAHCLGALLLAGTFGAVHAQEPPAPGASPRIDAIRKAGELRVGVLQNAPWLIENTTGNGEPWSGPAWLLAKEYARLLGVKLSTVPVSHETKVPVLASNQVDMTISPLGETPERLKVVDFVAYSATSVCMFGRADNAKLAKATSVDDLNRPEVTIAYFTGGAEEGWVKERFPKARLRAVASSGATAPVEEIMARRADAAPINRVPWVGLQQKVKGLAVLPKENNCQGSTEKASPVGLAVDKNQPAYLDWLRQVAKARKAQLDADEARVIGALK is encoded by the coding sequence ATGAAGCCCCAACTTGCCCACTGCCTTGGCGCACTGCTGCTTGCCGGCACCTTCGGCGCTGTCCACGCGCAAGAGCCGCCCGCGCCCGGCGCGAGCCCGCGCATCGATGCGATCCGCAAGGCCGGCGAACTGCGCGTCGGCGTGCTGCAGAACGCGCCCTGGCTGATCGAGAACACGACCGGCAATGGCGAGCCCTGGAGCGGCCCGGCCTGGCTGCTGGCCAAGGAGTACGCCCGCCTGCTCGGCGTCAAGCTCAGCACCGTGCCGGTGTCGCACGAGACCAAGGTGCCGGTGCTCGCATCGAACCAGGTCGACATGACGATCAGCCCGCTGGGCGAAACGCCCGAGCGGCTGAAGGTGGTCGACTTCGTCGCCTACTCCGCCACCAGCGTGTGCATGTTCGGCCGCGCCGACAACGCCAAGCTGGCCAAGGCCACCTCGGTCGACGACCTGAACCGGCCCGAGGTGACCATCGCCTACTTCACCGGCGGCGCCGAGGAAGGCTGGGTCAAGGAACGCTTCCCCAAGGCCAGGCTGCGCGCCGTGGCCAGTTCCGGCGCCACCGCGCCGGTGGAAGAAATCATGGCGCGCCGCGCCGACGCGGCACCCATCAACCGCGTGCCGTGGGTCGGGCTGCAGCAGAAGGTCAAGGGCCTGGCCGTCCTGCCGAAGGAAAACAACTGCCAGGGCAGCACCGAGAAAGCCTCGCCGGTCGGCCTGGCGGTCGACAAGAACCAGCCCGCCTACCTCGATTGGCTGCGGCAGGTCGCCAAGGCCCGGAAGGCGCAGCTCGACGCCGACGAGGCCCGCGTGATCGGCGCACTGAAATAA
- a CDS encoding transporter substrate-binding domain-containing protein yields MSRIPRTFLGRKLATAALAAALAGTCLVAAAQTPPPPGASPRIDAIRKAGVLRVGVVNNPPWLAQNTAGDGEPWSGPSWTLGKEFAKLLGVKMEPVAVSHETKVPSLTANQMDIMIGPLNETAERAKIIDFVTFSSTGVCMFGRADNPKFTSARTLEDFNKPEITMAYFSGAGEEPLVRQQFAKAKLRGVANSGSVAPIEEVMAGRSDVAPLNRMLWPNISKKVKGLAVFPKENDCQDSKIFQIQTGMGVAKDQQVYLDWLRAVAQRMQPALSEEERRMTQNLK; encoded by the coding sequence ATGTCACGCATCCCCAGGACTTTCCTCGGCCGCAAGCTGGCCACCGCCGCACTTGCCGCCGCGTTGGCCGGCACCTGCCTCGTCGCCGCGGCCCAGACGCCGCCGCCCCCCGGCGCGAGCCCCCGCATCGACGCCATCCGCAAGGCCGGCGTGCTGCGCGTGGGCGTGGTCAACAACCCGCCCTGGCTGGCGCAGAACACGGCGGGCGATGGCGAGCCGTGGTCCGGCCCGTCGTGGACGCTGGGCAAGGAATTCGCCAAGCTGCTGGGCGTGAAGATGGAGCCAGTGGCGGTGAGCCACGAAACCAAGGTGCCGTCGCTCACGGCCAACCAGATGGACATCATGATCGGGCCGCTGAACGAAACCGCCGAGCGCGCGAAGATCATCGATTTCGTCACCTTCTCGAGCACCGGCGTGTGCATGTTCGGCCGCGCCGACAACCCGAAGTTCACCAGCGCACGCACCCTGGAAGACTTCAACAAGCCCGAGATCACCATGGCGTATTTCTCCGGCGCGGGCGAGGAGCCGCTGGTGCGCCAGCAGTTCGCGAAGGCCAAGCTGCGCGGCGTCGCCAACTCCGGTTCGGTCGCGCCGATCGAAGAGGTGATGGCCGGCCGCTCGGACGTTGCGCCGCTCAACCGCATGCTGTGGCCCAACATCAGCAAGAAGGTCAAGGGCCTGGCCGTGTTCCCCAAGGAGAACGACTGCCAGGACAGCAAGATTTTCCAGATCCAGACCGGCATGGGCGTGGCGAAGGACCAGCAGGTGTATCTCGACTGGCTGCGCGCCGTGGCCCAACGCATGCAGCCCGCGCTCAGCGAAGAAGAGCGCCGCATGACGCAGAACCTGAAGTAA
- a CDS encoding L-idonate 5-dehydrogenase gives MLNCEIHGALDLRLAERPAEPLAPTQVRVAVKAVGICGSDLHYYRHGRVGDFVIRAPLTPGHEASGQVVEVGAQVSSVKPGDRVALNPSRTCGVCRFCRAGASNHCENVHFFGSASRWPHMQGAMREQVVVEATQCVVVPDTLSFELAAFGEPLAVALHAVQEAGSLLGKTVMVVGAGPIGALILMAAKLAGASQLIAVDIVDETLAACTRVGATRTINAANDPDALLALAADKGQVDASFEVSGHYDGLANCIRSTRPRGTIVQVGTLGGNSESCPFNQIMVKSLHLVGSFRFVDEYAWAVDYLSRGLLDVSPLLTEAVPVARVHDAFALAADRHRAMKVLVTF, from the coding sequence ATGCTGAACTGCGAAATCCACGGCGCGCTCGACCTGCGCCTTGCCGAACGCCCGGCCGAACCGTTGGCGCCCACCCAGGTGCGCGTGGCCGTCAAGGCTGTGGGCATCTGCGGCTCCGACCTGCACTACTACCGCCACGGCCGCGTCGGCGACTTCGTCATCCGCGCACCGCTGACGCCGGGGCACGAGGCCTCGGGCCAGGTCGTGGAAGTGGGCGCGCAGGTCAGCTCGGTGAAGCCCGGCGACCGCGTGGCCCTCAACCCGTCGCGCACCTGCGGTGTCTGCCGTTTCTGCCGCGCGGGCGCGTCCAACCATTGCGAGAACGTCCACTTCTTCGGCAGCGCGAGCCGCTGGCCGCACATGCAGGGCGCGATGCGCGAGCAGGTGGTGGTCGAAGCCACGCAGTGCGTGGTGGTGCCCGACACGCTGTCGTTCGAGCTGGCCGCCTTCGGCGAGCCGCTGGCCGTGGCGCTGCATGCGGTGCAGGAGGCCGGCTCGCTGCTCGGCAAGACGGTGATGGTGGTGGGTGCCGGCCCGATCGGCGCGCTGATCCTCATGGCCGCGAAGCTCGCGGGTGCCAGCCAACTCATTGCGGTGGACATCGTGGACGAGACGCTCGCGGCCTGCACGCGTGTCGGCGCGACGCGCACCATCAACGCGGCCAACGATCCCGATGCGCTGCTGGCACTGGCCGCGGACAAGGGCCAGGTCGATGCGAGCTTCGAGGTCTCGGGCCACTACGACGGCCTGGCCAATTGCATCCGGTCGACGCGCCCGCGCGGCACCATCGTGCAGGTCGGCACGCTCGGCGGCAACAGCGAAAGCTGCCCCTTCAACCAGATCATGGTCAAGAGCCTGCACCTGGTCGGCAGCTTCCGCTTCGTCGACGAATACGCCTGGGCGGTGGACTATCTGAGCCGCGGCCTGCTGGACGTGTCGCCTCTGCTGACCGAGGCGGTGCCGGTGGCGCGCGTGCACGACGCCTTCGCGCTGGCAGCGGACCGGCACCGCGCGATGAAGGTGCTCGTCACGTTCTGA